GGGACGCGATCATCTCGTTGGTGAAATCCTCGGCCGTCATGTAGAAGATCCGGGATTCGGGATCCTTGTCCAGGATGGTATGCCCGATGGCCTGGGAGAGATGGGTCTTGCCCAGACCGGTGTTGGCGAGCATCAGGAGGGACTGATAGTCGCAGGGGCCGCCCGATGCCATGCTCCTGGACGCGGAATAGGCAAACTCATTGGACTGACCGACGATAAAGCGGTCAAAGGTAAACTGGCTCTTGAGCCAGAGGTTTCTGGGCCGGGGCATGGAAGGAAGGGGCAACTGGTCGGGGTGGGTCGGCAGGGCGGCGGGAGCAGGCTGGCGTTTACAGGGCTGGACCTTGAGGTCGACCGCCATATGGCCCATGCCCGAGGCCTCCAGTTTCTCCCGGATCAGGCTCAGGTAGTTTTCCATGACCCAGTTTCTGGAGAACCGGTTGGGACACCCTAAGACCATGGATGTCCCGTTCGCCTCCAGGCAGGAGATGGGATGGATCCAGAGGGAAAAGCTGTTTCTTGGAAGATAGGACCGGATTTGATCTTTGATCTGATCCCAGACCGCGCTCATGGCACACTCCTTAAAATAAAAAGCTGGAAGTTTGGAGTTGGAAGATTGACGATGAAGTGTGACGTCGGCGTTGAACGCTGGCGGTTGACATCCGCCTCTGGAGAATCCTTCTCCTTACACCCGTGCCTTGCGCCTTTATGCTTGCAGGTGAAACGTTGGGAGGCTTTTACACGAAACCGCAAAGGCCTGTCAAAGGTCACGGCGGGGAATGAACACTTACGTTAGGTCTCCTTTTCGACACCTGCTAACCGGTCCCGTTTGCAGGCAAAAACGGATGCGCAGATGTAAGGGGGCGAGAAAAGGGATGAAATCACCTGTAGAAAATCATGTGTAAAGACAACTGGTTAACCACAATTAGAGTATTGTGGAAAATGTTATCCACATCATCGAACTCCCGATATCTTCATCTTTCACCCTTTTTTGGCGATTTTCAATTTTTCTGGCTTTATTTTTTTGATCCAAACCTCAAAAAGGCGCACGGGAAGATTCACACGGAGCTTGACACCTTGTTTGAGATATGTTTTTTGACTGAAATGAAATTTATCGCAGACCTTCATACCCACTCCCGGTTCTCCAGGGCCACATCAAAGGCGCTTGACCCGGAACACCTGTCCCTGTGGGCCGGGAAAAAAGGGGTCAAGGTCGTGGGCACCGGCGATTTTACCCATCCGGGATGGTTCGCGGAACTGGCCGATAAACTCGTCGAGGCCCCTTGCGAAGGTCTCTACCAACTAAGGTCCGATATCCAGCAGGCCATCGATTCGGAGGCCCTTCCCTCCTGCCCGGGGCCGACCCGGTTCCTCCTTACGGGAGAAATCAGTTGTATATACAAGAAGAATGGCCGGACCCGAAAACTCCACCACCTCATCCTCATGCCCGATATGGATGCGGTGGTCAGGTTCAACCGGCGTCTGGACCGGATCGGCAATATCGCCTCTGATGGAAGGCCGATACTGGGGCTTGATTCGAAAGATCTTTTGGAGATCGTCCTGGAAACGAGCGAACAGGCCTTTTTCATCCCGGCCCACATATGGACGCCCTGGTTTTCCCTTTTCGGTTCCAAGTCCGGATTCGAGACCATCGAGGAGTGTTTTGAAGACCTGACCGGGCATATTCATGCCCTGGAAACCGGACTCTCCTCAGATCCCCCGATGAACCGGTGCCTCTCTGCCCTGGACCCCTATCTCCTGGTCTCCAATTCAGATGCCCATTCTCCCGGCAAACTGGGCCGCGAGGCCAACCTGTTCGACACCCACCTCGATTACCCCCATATGATCCAGGCCATGAAGACGGGCGCCGGATTTGCCGGCACCATAGAATTCTTTCCCGAAGAAGGAAAATACCATTTGGATGGGCACCGCAAATGCGGGGTAAGGCTGCATCCGGAAGAGACCCTCCGGCTCGATGGCATCTGTCCTGTATGCCGTCGGCCTCTCACCGTAGGCGTCCTCAACCGGATCTACGAGCTTTCGGATCGCTCGACGCCCCGGCGTTTCAAGACCTTCCACAGTCTCATCCCCCTCCCTGAAATTCTCTCTGAAATCCTCAGGTGTGGCCCGGCCACCAAAAAGGTCGCTGTTTTTTATGAGAAACTCCTGTCGGATCTCGGACCCGAACTGGAAATCCTCATGCATGTTCCCCAAAAAAGACTGGAAGCCTCGGGCGGCCCTGTCCTGGCAGAGGCGATCCGGCGGATGCGCTCCGGTCACGTGATCCGCGACGAGGGTTATGACGGCCACTTCGGAACCATCCACCTGTTTCAGGAGCCGGAAAAGGCGGGCGCGGCCGGACAGACCGCCCTCTTTACGAATCCCACCCCGAATTCCCGTGCCGCCCCCGCACCTGCACCG
Above is a genomic segment from Deltaproteobacteria bacterium containing:
- a CDS encoding chromosomal replication initiator protein DnaA codes for the protein MSAVWDQIKDQIRSYLPRNSFSLWIHPISCLEANGTSMVLGCPNRFSRNWVMENYLSLIREKLEASGMGHMAVDLKVQPCKRQPAPAALPTHPDQLPLPSMPRPRNLWLKSQFTFDRFIVGQSNEFAYSASRSMASGGPCDYQSLLMLANTGLGKTHLSQAIGHTILDKDPESRIFYMTAEDFTNEMIAS